Proteins from a single region of Aquirhabdus parva:
- a CDS encoding alpha/beta hydrolase: MPGRSGTLKSQVTVDGLSIEVITPEQATSDSGVILYLHGGAFCLGAPATHRSITTHLAVNAGMSVWVPDYRLAPEHPYPAALDDAESSYHALLKQGYSADQIVIAGDSAGGSLAIALALRLRDQGALTPAGLLLLSPVTDSTLSGTTLKTHQRKDPMIRLGWLQQGLGWYASRDASVHQPLEQNLRGLPPMLIQVGDQEVLRSDSTRLAEHATQCGVDCKLEIYAGRWHVFQLQSFYLSSAKLALHRLADFARACVKAQSEEHVALPSLDLAAVQADTP; this comes from the coding sequence ATGCCAGGTAGAAGCGGCACGCTCAAGTCGCAAGTCACTGTAGACGGCTTATCGATCGAGGTGATCACTCCTGAACAAGCAACATCAGACAGTGGTGTGATTTTGTATTTGCATGGCGGTGCATTTTGTCTGGGTGCGCCTGCGACCCATCGCAGTATTACGACGCATCTCGCGGTCAATGCGGGCATGTCTGTTTGGGTACCGGATTATCGCCTTGCACCCGAGCATCCTTATCCTGCGGCACTGGATGATGCTGAGTCGAGCTATCATGCGCTGCTGAAACAAGGCTATAGCGCAGATCAAATCGTGATTGCTGGGGACTCTGCTGGTGGGTCGCTTGCGATTGCGTTGGCACTCCGTTTACGAGATCAAGGGGCTTTGACGCCAGCAGGTTTACTCTTGCTTTCACCGGTTACCGACAGCACCCTGAGCGGTACTACGCTAAAAACCCATCAGCGTAAAGACCCGATGATTCGTTTGGGCTGGTTACAGCAAGGATTGGGCTGGTATGCGAGTCGAGATGCATCCGTGCATCAGCCGTTAGAGCAGAACCTGCGCGGTCTGCCACCGATGCTGATCCAAGTGGGCGATCAGGAGGTCCTCCGTTCTGATTCGACCCGTTTAGCCGAACATGCGACCCAATGCGGCGTGGATTGCAAACTTGAAATCTACGCGGGGCGCTGGCATGTGTTTCAGTTGCAATCCTTCTACTTGAGTTCAGCGAAGCTGGCACTGCATCGTCTTGCCGATTTCGCGAGAGCCTGCGTGAAGGCGCAGTCCGAAGAGCACGTTGCCTTGCCATCGCTGGATCTGGCTGCGGTACAGGCGGATACCCCTTAA
- the gspG gene encoding type II secretion system major pseudopilin GspG, whose amino-acid sequence MVNLKQVQRGFTLLELMIVLVIIGLLAGIIGPNLFKNLEKSEKTTARAQIDAFTKAIDQYRLDTGSYPDKSTGLKALSTAPAGAQNWNGPYLKKVPLDPWGSPYQYQYPGTHNTTEYDVYSWGKDKAAGGSDDGADIGNW is encoded by the coding sequence ATGGTTAATCTCAAGCAAGTTCAACGTGGTTTTACGCTATTGGAGCTGATGATCGTACTGGTCATCATCGGCTTGCTTGCCGGGATTATTGGTCCCAATCTATTCAAGAATCTTGAGAAATCAGAAAAAACCACCGCACGCGCCCAGATAGACGCCTTCACCAAAGCCATAGACCAATATCGACTCGACACCGGCAGCTACCCAGACAAAAGCACAGGCTTAAAAGCCCTGTCTACTGCACCCGCAGGCGCCCAAAACTGGAATGGCCCTTATCTTAAAAAAGTCCCGTTAGACCCCTGGGGCAGTCCTTACCAATACCAGTATCCGGGAACGCACAACACAACGGAATACGATGTCTACTCATGGGGTAAAGATAAAGCGGCGGGTGGAAGCGATGATGGGGCAGATATTGGTAATTGGTAG
- a CDS encoding FG-GAP-like repeat-containing protein, with protein MKNKLLLTLSILAVMHASHAAEVEAGGLTGKFSVSPSGGAVYDIPLALPAGINGVQPSLSVTYNSQGGYGLLGQGASLSGLSVLQRCGQVKIIDGTNRPIAGDANDRLCLDGQQLLLVSGDSYWADNAIYSTEIKNFARVQAVVDQGNKYYQVIAKDGQVSRYGSRDDSRERAGDSSFDPNLIIAWYIDTAYKREYPGVGITYAYRIVNPSDFGINDGNMISKKMLDAIRYVYGSNDATVKAVMNYMPVNLYSKQYAPGGLHLQNNYLLKGISVCESSGNAPCGETSSGAEQGKLISKYKFGYQDTNQDNAMARLPKLTSVTACGINDQCLKPVTFNYNAVNLQVDKRVVQLSGVADADRVIHGDFNGDGLADFLTTSLTGVQEVFDPYPQTAPININFSNGADFTNISSSRPTYPINTGNEKYEDLYDFVGYDFHGVNRLGTITEVGGVFHTLSNTNANANGFTVESKDFPATGSYDSSKWISYKNTSSNETGISGQNYSGDINGDGIADWIRVSDTRLTYFLGGDNISESQRVGSIPFNASYPGSPISPISGDIGWTKFVTDVNGDGFSDVVVVSGLGIYQSQHAITTLFLRNGQVDHVVNYPFDIPSYFTPDPDNPTPYAIFSGDFNGDGLMDIFLGYSGSGLMFFSKGNGKFESVEVSSALAGLDLKTSTWVADWNGDGIADIVNWDKSANKFHVLLGGSNKIFTLFDQGGIDYVASSYDRVFPDDYNGDGRTDVLGLNGSQATIWSNNGTNGELNQIDTFSGTIKVQFSRLTDKSIYIKDTNAAVPQQNDIQDARQVVKSVQTSNGIGGYSEPMLYFYGGLKVDRDRGSLGFRWITSTVVNDAARDETGGGQRWSKELYTEYSQQFPFVGLVANSKTFTCNHTTATATCYDLTTTQNNWQYKPFTLNSAVGARTSYFPYVNDSHTQTYRLDQMYQGGAVAMVGKTESAPSAHPEIVPISNAVLSLPAILSVLLDE; from the coding sequence TTGAAAAATAAACTACTCTTAACTCTAAGTATTTTGGCTGTCATGCATGCAAGCCATGCCGCAGAAGTGGAAGCTGGTGGATTAACTGGTAAATTTTCGGTAAGTCCTTCAGGAGGCGCAGTTTATGATATTCCGCTTGCACTCCCCGCAGGTATTAACGGGGTGCAACCCAGTCTAAGCGTGACATATAACAGCCAAGGTGGCTATGGGCTATTAGGTCAGGGAGCCTCGCTTTCAGGTCTTTCCGTACTTCAGCGCTGTGGTCAAGTCAAAATCATTGATGGAACCAACCGCCCAATCGCCGGGGATGCCAATGATCGACTTTGTCTGGATGGCCAGCAACTGCTGCTGGTGAGCGGGGACTCATACTGGGCAGACAACGCGATCTACAGCACCGAAATCAAGAATTTTGCCCGTGTTCAAGCGGTCGTTGACCAAGGTAATAAATACTATCAAGTGATCGCCAAAGATGGACAGGTTTCCCGCTACGGAAGTCGAGACGACTCACGTGAACGTGCTGGCGACTCCTCCTTTGATCCCAATCTGATCATCGCCTGGTATATCGATACGGCCTATAAGCGTGAATATCCGGGTGTTGGCATTACATATGCCTACAGAATCGTCAATCCCAGTGACTTTGGGATTAACGATGGCAACATGATTTCAAAGAAGATGTTGGATGCCATTCGTTATGTTTATGGCAGTAACGATGCCACGGTTAAGGCTGTCATGAATTACATGCCAGTTAATTTATACAGTAAGCAATATGCTCCAGGTGGTCTCCATCTGCAAAACAATTACCTGCTTAAAGGGATCTCGGTTTGTGAATCCAGTGGCAATGCCCCTTGTGGAGAAACGAGTAGTGGAGCCGAACAAGGTAAATTGATATCCAAATACAAATTTGGATATCAGGATACGAATCAAGACAACGCGATGGCACGCTTGCCAAAATTAACCTCAGTGACCGCTTGTGGGATTAATGATCAGTGTTTAAAGCCTGTAACCTTTAACTATAACGCTGTGAATCTGCAGGTGGATAAGCGTGTGGTTCAGTTGTCTGGAGTTGCGGATGCTGATCGGGTTATTCATGGGGATTTTAATGGCGATGGGCTGGCTGACTTCTTAACAACCTCCCTTACCGGAGTACAGGAGGTTTTTGATCCTTATCCACAAACTGCTCCAATTAATATTAATTTCTCTAATGGTGCGGACTTTACAAACATAAGTTCAAGTAGACCAACTTATCCTATAAATACTGGGAATGAGAAGTATGAGGACTTATATGATTTTGTTGGCTATGATTTTCATGGGGTGAATCGGTTAGGCACAATTACTGAAGTAGGAGGTGTTTTTCATACTCTTAGTAATACTAATGCTAATGCTAATGGTTTTACTGTTGAGAGCAAAGATTTTCCTGCAACAGGCTCTTATGATTCAAGCAAGTGGATTTCTTATAAAAATACAAGTTCAAACGAAACTGGGATAAGTGGTCAGAACTATTCAGGAGATATCAATGGTGATGGAATTGCCGATTGGATTCGAGTTTCTGATACTCGTTTAACCTACTTTTTAGGTGGAGATAATATTTCCGAGAGTCAGCGCGTTGGATCAATCCCTTTTAATGCTTCTTATCCCGGATCTCCAATATCTCCAATCAGCGGTGATATCGGTTGGACTAAATTTGTTACCGATGTGAATGGTGATGGTTTCTCAGATGTTGTAGTTGTAAGTGGTTTGGGGATATATCAATCTCAGCATGCTATTACCACTCTTTTTTTAAGAAACGGGCAAGTGGATCATGTAGTGAACTATCCATTCGACATACCGAGTTACTTTACTCCTGATCCAGATAATCCAACGCCATATGCCATATTTTCAGGGGATTTTAATGGTGATGGCTTAATGGATATTTTTCTTGGTTATAGTGGAAGTGGTTTGATGTTCTTTTCTAAGGGCAATGGGAAGTTTGAATCGGTTGAGGTCTCTTCTGCCTTGGCAGGCTTAGATTTAAAAACGTCCACATGGGTTGCTGATTGGAACGGAGATGGGATCGCTGATATCGTTAATTGGGACAAGTCTGCGAATAAATTCCATGTTCTTTTGGGTGGCTCGAATAAGATATTTACCCTTTTCGACCAAGGCGGTATTGACTACGTTGCATCAAGTTATGACCGCGTATTCCCAGATGACTACAATGGCGATGGTCGTACCGATGTCCTCGGACTCAATGGCTCCCAAGCCACCATCTGGAGCAACAACGGCACCAATGGTGAACTCAACCAGATCGATACCTTCTCCGGAACGATTAAAGTCCAGTTTAGCCGACTGACTGATAAATCCATCTATATCAAAGACACCAATGCTGCCGTACCCCAGCAGAATGACATCCAAGACGCGCGTCAAGTAGTCAAATCCGTACAAACCTCCAATGGAATCGGTGGCTACTCCGAACCAATGCTGTATTTCTACGGCGGTTTAAAAGTTGATCGTGACCGAGGCTCATTAGGATTCCGCTGGATCACCAGTACCGTCGTCAATGATGCCGCTCGAGATGAAACCGGTGGTGGACAGCGCTGGAGTAAAGAACTCTATACCGAATATTCCCAGCAGTTCCCCTTTGTCGGTTTGGTTGCCAACTCCAAAACATTTACCTGTAACCACACCACCGCAACAGCCACATGTTATGACCTGACTACGACGCAGAACAACTGGCAATACAAACCGTTCACCTTGAATAGTGCCGTTGGTGCCCGCACCAGCTACTTCCCCTATGTCAACGACAGCCACACCCAAACGTATCGTCTCGATCAAATGTATCAGGGTGGTGCGGTAGCCATGGTTGGTAAAACAGAAAGTGCCCCTTCTGCTCATCCAGAAATCGTCCCGATCAGCAACGCCGTCTTAAGCCTGCCTGCGATCTTAAGTGTATTGCTAGATGAGTAA
- a CDS encoding DUF7336 domain-containing protein, which translates to MSQKKVYLLQHWYDEDDLETYKILAVFSSKEKADEAREYFAKLSGFRDYPEDFIINSYVLDELKEWTEGFVSENDLDDFWKE; encoded by the coding sequence ATGTCACAAAAGAAAGTTTATCTATTACAGCATTGGTATGATGAAGATGATCTTGAAACTTATAAGATCCTTGCTGTTTTTAGTTCAAAAGAGAAGGCAGATGAAGCCAGAGAGTATTTTGCCAAATTGTCTGGTTTTAGGGATTATCCAGAAGATTTTATAATAAATAGCTACGTTCTCGATGAACTAAAAGAGTGGACTGAAGGTTTTGTTTCTGAAAATGATTTAGATGATTTCTGGAAAGAATAG
- a CDS encoding RHS repeat domain-containing protein — MRLTTGVIGGLKQLTILCLVTAGLNVSAVHAGIVQSSDTSYQYDDEGNVLRQDVIITANEENADGATTQRKYRNLTVNSYDYKDPKSWMLGQLKCTQTLKQIVNPTSELSNVGGGLTDVVDNHSTTFVYVGTYAEILQSNKSGELAPTDPNNVQSCTAPTDNLITTNYSYDSWGNLSSVDKAAPATATAAAVSSHDEMTYTTDGRYLASKTNQFGQVERYDYDLARGLLKTKTFIDGTTESYVYDDVGRLTRTNSFDGTSIWTEYKNCGATGPEQCTNLEKYLIKTTKHVPESSGANQILSPDIKYYDQLGRNTHSMRYIYTDPNAQTSRVQVTSLVEYDPYGRVRYTHTPYFGDESLADYDKSWTKTSYDAFDRPFKTIDNNTKKVTAVKYINPFTTFSSLAACDACAPDSSKAEVVNALNQQVMVIDSKGSRLRKTYDAAGHLRRTIDSLNYNITMDYDLAGNKIGMHDPDMGYWSYTYDGFGRLRTQTNAKGNLTSYEYDVLNRLIHRVEPDKDSYWEYDNSNGSGRSGKLVSTYTLANGAKDYSESYDYDGLGRKTVTHTSKLIDPKGTATQTFDSSVSYDWLSRPETITYPNGQSYVNVYDFYGNLVRLRTLDNKTLWQALSRDRWNRVVKERLGNGLVTTRSYNFSRSTLNSINTTLQVGANTSLIQNDTYQFDDYGNLFNRTDQMTGYSEDAEYDSLNRIRYLTQKNVNLNQIIQSNQYTYNSAGNLLHKTGVGDYTYGSPGKAGCTGIHQVCQTTGGNGIADNTFTYDANGNMLNGNGKSSVVWNSFDKVSKIKTTDGVEENFLYDTDHDRVRKTQYKYGVKTSEIVYINPRLDLGGTFERSYDYKTDGVTVNKIEERAHLYADGRPIGQFVTVRNAQDSVTDNHLDYFLTDHLGSIKIVTDESGAVKERTTFDVWGQRVSMDGTAATRHGFTGHEMLDDVNLVNMNGRIYDPEIGRFMSADPTVDGVDDLQGYNRYSYTSNNPLSYVDLDGYRWKFLGKKLGGFIEKIARPAAAVVVSIVVCGPGAPACVGAVSAATNSALSGGSLSDVLNAGVRGGIIGAISGGISGGIGDNIDQATSPFLNAVAHGVANAVISKVTGGDAGAGFISGFAGAYASNIGITSNVYGAAFIGGATSAATGGDFFEGATLAAISFQTNWEMHSGRTTGAAIGAGVGAVAGAGVAVACDGMTSMLCTPGNPAIVAGGTVVGGSIGSILGGWYDAVHAILSTSGGQSNSLNMSGQGSSTGSPIPDPDDDFDNRPNKVRIAGQSGKEAAKDVPSWARGEVPKVGENGNKFATRLMNDKYGKGEWEKGVGEFNKIRKYGDRGFKDPN, encoded by the coding sequence ATGCGATTGACCACTGGCGTGATAGGCGGCTTAAAACAGCTGACGATACTATGTCTCGTAACGGCTGGGCTTAATGTCAGCGCAGTCCATGCAGGCATTGTGCAGAGTAGTGATACCAGCTATCAGTACGATGATGAAGGCAATGTTCTGCGTCAGGACGTCATCATCACCGCCAATGAAGAAAACGCAGATGGCGCAACCACACAGCGTAAATATCGCAATCTCACTGTAAACAGTTACGACTACAAAGACCCCAAAAGCTGGATGCTCGGCCAACTGAAGTGTACGCAAACCCTCAAACAAATCGTCAACCCCACCTCAGAGCTCAGCAATGTCGGTGGTGGTTTAACTGATGTCGTCGACAATCACTCTACCACCTTCGTATATGTCGGCACCTATGCCGAGATATTACAATCAAATAAAAGTGGTGAACTTGCACCAACAGATCCAAACAACGTTCAGAGCTGTACCGCGCCAACCGATAATCTCATTACCACCAATTACTCTTACGATAGCTGGGGAAATTTGTCTAGCGTAGATAAAGCGGCCCCTGCTACAGCAACTGCAGCGGCAGTGAGTAGCCATGACGAGATGACTTACACCACAGATGGTCGTTATCTTGCCAGCAAAACCAATCAATTCGGGCAAGTAGAACGCTACGATTATGATCTGGCCCGTGGTTTATTGAAGACGAAGACCTTTATAGATGGTACGACCGAAAGTTATGTGTACGATGATGTGGGTCGTCTAACCCGAACCAACAGCTTTGATGGAACGTCGATCTGGACTGAGTATAAAAACTGCGGTGCTACAGGACCCGAGCAATGCACTAATCTTGAAAAGTACCTAATCAAGACCACCAAACATGTGCCCGAAAGTTCTGGCGCTAATCAGATACTCTCGCCTGACATTAAGTATTATGATCAGTTGGGTCGTAATACGCATTCAATGCGTTATATCTACACGGACCCTAATGCCCAGACCTCACGTGTCCAAGTGACGAGTCTTGTAGAGTATGATCCCTATGGGCGTGTGAGATACACACATACTCCTTACTTCGGTGATGAATCCCTTGCTGACTACGATAAGAGCTGGACGAAGACCTCTTACGACGCCTTTGACCGTCCATTTAAGACCATAGACAACAACACCAAGAAAGTCACCGCGGTTAAATACATCAACCCATTCACCACCTTCTCATCCCTTGCTGCCTGTGACGCCTGTGCCCCCGACAGCAGTAAGGCCGAAGTGGTCAATGCCTTGAATCAACAAGTCATGGTGATCGACAGCAAAGGCTCACGTCTGCGTAAAACCTATGACGCAGCAGGTCACCTGCGCCGAACCATCGACTCGCTGAACTACAACATCACCATGGACTACGATCTTGCGGGCAACAAAATTGGCATGCATGATCCCGACATGGGCTACTGGAGCTACACCTACGACGGCTTTGGACGTTTAAGAACCCAGACCAATGCCAAAGGCAACCTCACCAGCTATGAATACGACGTCCTGAATCGTCTGATCCATCGAGTCGAACCAGATAAAGACAGCTACTGGGAGTATGACAACAGCAACGGTAGTGGTCGTAGCGGTAAACTAGTCAGCACCTATACACTGGCAAATGGCGCTAAAGACTATAGCGAAAGTTACGACTATGATGGTTTGGGACGTAAAACCGTCACCCACACCAGCAAACTGATCGACCCGAAAGGAACAGCGACTCAAACCTTCGACAGCAGCGTCAGTTACGACTGGCTCAGTCGTCCAGAAACGATCACCTATCCGAACGGACAAAGCTACGTCAATGTCTATGACTTCTATGGCAACCTCGTTCGTCTACGGACACTCGACAACAAAACCCTCTGGCAAGCCCTGTCGCGTGATCGCTGGAACCGAGTTGTCAAAGAACGGCTAGGTAACGGTCTCGTCACCACCCGTAGCTACAACTTCTCGCGTAGCACACTGAACAGCATCAACACCACATTACAAGTGGGTGCCAACACCAGCCTGATCCAGAACGACACCTATCAATTTGACGACTACGGCAACCTGTTCAACCGTACCGACCAAATGACTGGTTATAGCGAAGATGCCGAATACGACTCCTTAAACCGGATTCGCTATCTGACCCAGAAAAACGTCAATCTCAACCAGATCATCCAGAGCAACCAATACACCTACAACAGTGCGGGTAACCTCCTGCACAAAACAGGCGTCGGTGACTACACCTATGGAAGCCCAGGCAAAGCCGGCTGTACCGGGATCCACCAAGTCTGTCAAACCACAGGTGGCAACGGCATAGCCGACAACACCTTCACCTACGACGCCAATGGCAACATGCTAAATGGCAATGGCAAAAGCAGCGTCGTGTGGAACAGCTTTGACAAAGTCAGCAAAATCAAAACCACCGATGGCGTAGAAGAAAACTTCCTCTACGACACCGACCACGACCGCGTGCGCAAGACCCAATACAAATATGGCGTGAAGACTTCCGAAATCGTCTACATCAACCCGCGTCTAGACCTGGGTGGCACCTTCGAGCGCAGCTACGACTACAAGACCGATGGCGTCACCGTCAACAAGATCGAAGAACGTGCGCACCTGTATGCCGATGGACGACCCATAGGTCAGTTCGTCACAGTGAGAAATGCTCAAGATAGCGTCACCGACAACCATCTGGACTACTTCCTGACCGACCATCTGGGCTCGATCAAAATCGTCACTGATGAATCAGGAGCCGTGAAAGAACGAACCACGTTCGACGTGTGGGGTCAACGTGTCTCCATGGATGGCACAGCGGCAACACGCCATGGCTTCACGGGTCATGAAATGTTGGATGACGTGAATTTAGTGAACATGAATGGCCGGATTTATGATCCTGAGATAGGTCGATTCATGAGCGCGGATCCGACAGTAGATGGGGTTGATGATCTACAGGGTTATAACCGCTATAGTTATACGAGTAACAATCCTCTGAGCTATGTTGATTTAGATGGTTATCGCTGGAAGTTCCTAGGTAAGAAGTTGGGCGGGTTTATTGAGAAAATTGCACGACCTGCGGCAGCTGTTGTAGTTAGTATTGTCGTCTGTGGACCCGGTGCGCCGGCGTGCGTGGGTGCGGTCTCTGCGGCAACGAATTCCGCACTTTCCGGAGGTAGTCTTAGCGATGTACTCAATGCTGGAGTTCGTGGCGGGATCATCGGTGCAATCTCAGGTGGAATCTCAGGTGGCATTGGCGACAATATCGATCAAGCTACATCGCCGTTTTTAAATGCGGTTGCACATGGTGTAGCGAATGCGGTAATCAGCAAGGTTACAGGTGGTGATGCGGGTGCGGGCTTTATCAGTGGATTTGCAGGAGCCTATGCATCTAATATCGGCATTACCAGTAATGTTTATGGTGCAGCTTTTATTGGTGGGGCGACAAGCGCAGCAACAGGTGGTGACTTCTTTGAAGGAGCGACATTAGCAGCGATTAGTTTCCAAACTAATTGGGAAATGCATAGTGGACGAACCACAGGTGCAGCTATTGGAGCTGGAGTTGGTGCCGTTGCAGGAGCTGGTGTCGCTGTTGCCTGTGATGGCATGACAAGTATGTTATGTACACCGGGTAATCCAGCAATCGTCGCAGGTGGTACAGTTGTCGGTGGTTCTATAGGGTCGATACTTGGGGGCTGGTATGACGCTGTCCATGCAATATTAAGTACAAGCGGTGGACAGAGCAATAGTTTGAATATGTCAGGTCAGGGCTCAAGTACGGGTTCTCCAATACCAGACCCTGATGATGATTTTGATAATAGGCCAAATAAGGTTCGCATTGCGGGTCAGTCAGGAAAAGAAGCAGCCAAAGATGTGCCCTCTTGGGCGCGGGGAGAAGTTCCTAAAGTTGGAGAAAATGGGAATAAATTTGCTACTCGATTAATGAATGACAAGTATGGTAAAGGCGAGTGGGAGAAAGGGGTCGGGGAGTTTAATAAGATTAGAAAATACGGTGATCGTGGTTTTAAAGACCCTAATTAA
- a CDS encoding AraC family transcriptional regulator, whose translation MHFWDFMRGSASTRLLLDFGLEHGISASTLLKGTTLKLDSLDHPDAEISAAQELRVIENLLKLLPKIDRLGLQVGLRYHFSTYGIWGYGLISSATTRDALTLALRFIPLTYAFTLITYHEEGDLGILSFGEPDLEPHVKQFLVERDMAAAAVLLHELSSTDFGLRRLTFHAKAQQGPQNYDDVQRIFGIAPHYSSTLNSLAFDRAALDQPLPQANAITASMCEQLCRELLERRQIRSGTASIVRQYLTVQGNTWPDLTMMAKLIHTSERTLKRHLKEEGTSFRNLLEEVRRNLAETLLSDAQISMTEIAERLGFSDASSFSQTFKRWYGIAPNAYRKALLVIKNHR comes from the coding sequence ATGCACTTTTGGGACTTTATGCGTGGTAGCGCAAGTACTCGCTTATTGCTTGATTTTGGACTAGAGCACGGAATTTCCGCATCCACGCTATTAAAGGGCACGACGCTCAAGCTCGACAGCCTCGATCATCCCGATGCCGAAATTTCTGCCGCTCAAGAGCTGCGGGTCATCGAAAACTTATTGAAATTACTCCCCAAAATCGACCGCCTCGGTCTACAAGTCGGCCTACGCTATCATTTTTCAACCTACGGTATCTGGGGCTATGGACTGATTAGCAGTGCTACAACCCGAGACGCATTGACACTCGCCTTACGTTTTATCCCACTCACCTATGCCTTTACCCTGATCACCTACCACGAGGAAGGAGATTTAGGCATCTTAAGCTTTGGCGAACCTGATCTTGAACCGCATGTTAAACAATTTCTCGTTGAACGCGACATGGCCGCAGCAGCCGTCCTACTGCATGAGCTCTCAAGTACCGACTTTGGTCTCCGTCGCTTAACCTTCCACGCCAAAGCCCAGCAAGGCCCGCAGAATTATGACGACGTGCAGCGCATTTTTGGGATAGCGCCTCACTATAGCTCGACACTCAATAGTCTGGCCTTTGATCGGGCGGCACTGGATCAGCCGCTACCGCAAGCCAATGCCATTACAGCATCGATGTGCGAACAACTTTGTCGTGAACTGCTCGAACGCCGCCAAATCCGCTCTGGGACAGCCAGCATCGTACGCCAATACCTAACCGTACAAGGCAATACATGGCCTGATTTAACCATGATGGCAAAACTGATCCACACCAGCGAACGGACGTTAAAACGACACCTCAAAGAAGAGGGCACGTCTTTTCGAAACCTCTTGGAAGAAGTGCGCCGGAATCTGGCCGAGACACTACTATCTGATGCTCAAATATCGATGACGGAAATTGCTGAGCGGCTCGGCTTTAGCGACGCATCCAGTTTTTCACAGACCTTTAAACGGTGGTACGGAATCGCTCCCAATGCCTATCGCAAAGCATTATTGGTGATTAAGAATCATCGTTAG